In Xyrauchen texanus isolate HMW12.3.18 chromosome 27, RBS_HiC_50CHRs, whole genome shotgun sequence, one genomic interval encodes:
- the LOC127620838 gene encoding uncharacterized protein LOC127620838, producing the protein MFPDSDIAKSFTCGKDKTGYIIRFGLAPHFKQELINTINKAGQFVLMFDESLNQSTKTKQLDVHIRFWEDDRVQSRYLGSQFLGHGKAVDLLHHIKECVAKLNMRQLLSISMDGPNVNLKLADLLQTEHAELYGAHLVNVGSCGLHTLHNALKAGFTMWQMDKLLRALHYLFHNVPARREDFTVLTGSTSFPLPFCGHRWIENVPVAERAVQVWPMVMMYVDAVKQKKLPNPSTASYDTIEAAQADPLMIAKLQFFLAISRTFSLFLTNYQTDEPVLPFFAKDLKSPAAGCKARAPARCHFSEGDQN; encoded by the exons ATGTTTCCAGATTCGGATATAGCAAAGTCGTTCACTTGTGGCAAGGACAAAACTGGATACATCATACGATTCGGGTTAGCACCACACTTCAAGCAGGAGCTCATCAACACCATCAACAAGGCTGGCCagtttgtgttaatgtttgacgaGTCGCTCAACcagtcaacaaaaacaaaacagcttGATGTCCACATTCGATTCTGGGAAGATGACCGTGTCCAATCTAG GTACCTTGGCTCTCAATTCTTGGGACACGGAAAAGCTGTCGACCTGTTGCATCACATCAAA GAATGTGTTGCAAAACTGAATATGAGGCAGCTTCTCTCCATCAGTATGGACGGCCCAAATGTCAACTTGAAGCTTGCAGACCTCCTCCAGACTGAGCATGCTGAGCTGTATGGTGCTCATCTGGTTAATGTTGGAAGCTGTGGGCTTCACACCCTCCACAATGCACTGAAGGCAGGCTTTACCATGTGGCAGATGGACAAGCTCCTTCGAGCACTCCACTACCTCTTTCATAATGTTCCAGCTAGGAGGGAAGATTTTACTGTTTTGACTGGGTCCACCTCCTTTCCGCTACCATTCTGTGGCCACAG GTGGATTGAAAATGTCCCCGTGGCAGAGAGGGCAGTTCAAGTGTGGCCAATGGTCATGATGTACGTAGATGCTGTTAAGCAGAAGAAGCTTCCAAACCCCAGTACTGCCTCTTACGACACCATTGAGGCAGCACAAGCGGATCCCCTCATGATTGCCAAGCTCCAGTTCTTCCTGGCAATATCCAGGACCTTTAGCCTCTTCCTGACCAACTATCAAACTGATGAGCCAGTTCTGCCCTTCTTTGCCAAAGATTTGA AGTCTCCTGCGGCGGGTTGTAAAGCAAGAGCTCCTGCAAGATGCCACTTCTCTGAGGGTGACCAAAATTGA